The proteins below come from a single Myxococcota bacterium genomic window:
- a CDS encoding NYN domain-containing protein, producing the protein MANNEPLIAVFIDYENLAIGVRRMRKGSFQIDLVLRRLLQRGRIVYKRAYCDWGNYREAVREFHTHGIELVDIPQSKASGKNSADIHMVVDALDLCYQKDHIDSFALISGDSDFSPLVAKLKENEKWVVGCGVKSSTSDLLIGSCDEFVYYDDLIRDVEAKKKKKKPSTKKKDDSGNKKDELADKILEAVDSLERDYDTIWGSMVKQTIRRLFPGFNEGYYGARSFADVLEMVEKDGHIDLEFDEDRGNYVVRPRR; encoded by the coding sequence TTGGCCAACAACGAACCTCTGATCGCCGTCTTCATCGACTACGAGAACCTGGCCATCGGCGTCCGCCGGATGCGCAAGGGCTCGTTCCAGATCGACCTGGTCCTGCGGCGTCTCCTGCAGCGGGGCCGCATCGTCTACAAGCGCGCCTACTGCGATTGGGGCAACTACCGCGAGGCCGTGCGCGAGTTCCACACCCACGGCATCGAGCTCGTCGACATTCCCCAGTCGAAGGCGAGTGGCAAGAACAGCGCCGACATCCACATGGTCGTCGACGCGCTGGACCTCTGTTACCAGAAGGACCACATCGATTCCTTCGCCTTGATCTCGGGCGACAGCGACTTCTCGCCGCTCGTCGCGAAGCTCAAGGAGAACGAGAAGTGGGTGGTCGGCTGCGGCGTGAAGAGCTCGACCTCCGATCTCCTGATCGGGAGCTGTGACGAGTTCGTCTACTACGACGACCTGATCCGGGACGTCGAAGCGAAGAAAAAGAAGAAGAAGCCCTCGACGAAGAAGAAGGACGACTCGGGCAACAAGAAGGACGAGCTGGCCGACAAGATCCTCGAAGCCGTCGATTCCCTGGAACGCGACTACGACACGATCTGGGGTTCGATGGTCAAGCAGACGATCCGGCGGCTCTTCCCCGGCTTCAACGAGGGCTACTACGGAGCCCGCTCCTTCGCCGATGTGCTCGAGATGGTCGAGAAAGACGGCCACATCGACCTCGAGTTCGACGAGGACCGCGGCAACTACGTCGTGCGCCCGCGGCGCTAG
- a CDS encoding CehA/McbA family metallohydrolase — translation MAFGLLLLASGVGAELRAERIEVDSVETLRVGGPDSIGGVGDWWLANDVIEAVIDDVGREHAKQNHGGTLVDLGLRDRQGEDQFARLFPIINLTQRIEVGYDAIRAEVDPDGAFARIVVTSSGLRALPRGGFWARALDPLVPDPEDIAEVTVETVYEVRPGEPFVRIETTLTNTGEDGAPVFAFGDVWMRGGRSGRIFLGNTLAPEASRGFRNMGFARDGFPSADAIAAFTHLGLVGVEGFPPIAYALASPERTEAGLPIFGVTEEHVSVAVSLLGSRSPSLGLLGLARALFRELEAGEQSVWSRRVYVAGRSDVAANSDRVFVDLGFADGRAGLRGALDTGARRAVLWVGTEAGAPVTSRRIASGEPFQIVLPPGRYQVELRVAGAQNTTRVIEVPEAAFAEVRFDTPTALAQLRFAPAFADGGPGRIIVEGRDGTPDPRFHDDLWDARLDGAPLPSAQMSRSLWFTGTPQDPAAVALPPGRYRLTATRGLDWNLAQIELTLAEPGSEAAVPPFELEALPPLAGVEVADLHVHAQASDDSQTPNEQRLRAYVAEGVHVLVATDHDHVPDYRPALARLGLADRLRVVHGVEITSSTPSAVAPWTIGHHNAWPVEPRPTLHRAGAPPSQNLLVGELYSKLRREHGAQVLQLNHPRGRKPARHDGSFFTHLSQGPAFDPAAPLDAPDHAPLLEAAADGTRALDFDAIEVMNGKSYNAYRLMRADWHALLRHGVRRTGTANSDTHGADQLAAYPRNYVWVGTDPRPEPQAGFDRALREGRSFGTTGPRIRRFQVGTAEAGALVPGGEAGFVAFEVDAADWVPLEEVRIVVNGDVVHRTTERTGRVPLALDADAFVVLEAGAPLDADAAAWRAAHPGPYTETVVPGFVSAAFSNPIYVDVDGNGRFDGPGVR, via the coding sequence GTGGCCTTCGGGCTCCTGCTCCTGGCATCGGGAGTGGGCGCCGAGCTTCGGGCCGAGCGCATCGAGGTCGACTCGGTCGAGACGTTGCGCGTCGGCGGGCCCGATTCGATCGGCGGGGTCGGTGACTGGTGGCTCGCGAACGACGTCATCGAAGCGGTCATCGACGACGTGGGTCGCGAACACGCGAAGCAGAACCACGGCGGGACCCTCGTCGACCTGGGCCTCCGCGATCGTCAGGGCGAGGATCAGTTCGCGCGCCTGTTCCCGATCATCAACCTCACCCAGCGCATCGAGGTGGGCTACGACGCGATTCGCGCCGAAGTCGATCCCGACGGGGCGTTCGCGCGTATCGTCGTGACGAGCTCGGGGCTGCGCGCGCTTCCACGCGGCGGTTTCTGGGCGCGCGCGCTCGACCCGCTGGTGCCCGACCCGGAAGACATCGCCGAGGTTACCGTCGAGACGGTGTACGAGGTGCGTCCCGGCGAGCCCTTCGTGCGGATCGAGACGACCCTCACGAACACGGGCGAGGACGGGGCACCGGTCTTCGCGTTCGGCGACGTCTGGATGCGCGGGGGTCGCAGCGGTCGCATCTTCCTCGGCAACACACTCGCCCCCGAGGCTTCGCGCGGGTTCCGCAACATGGGTTTCGCGCGCGACGGCTTCCCGTCGGCCGACGCGATCGCGGCGTTCACCCACCTGGGGCTCGTCGGTGTCGAGGGGTTCCCTCCGATCGCCTACGCCCTGGCCTCGCCCGAACGCACCGAAGCGGGCCTGCCGATCTTCGGGGTCACCGAAGAGCACGTGAGTGTGGCGGTCTCGCTACTCGGCTCCCGTTCGCCGAGCCTCGGTCTGCTGGGTCTCGCGCGCGCGCTGTTCCGCGAACTGGAGGCCGGGGAGCAGTCCGTGTGGTCGCGGCGCGTGTACGTCGCCGGACGTTCCGATGTCGCCGCGAACTCGGACCGCGTCTTCGTCGATCTCGGCTTCGCCGACGGCCGCGCGGGGCTGCGCGGCGCCCTCGACACGGGGGCGCGGCGGGCCGTGCTGTGGGTGGGGACCGAAGCCGGCGCGCCGGTGACATCGCGGCGCATTGCGTCCGGCGAACCGTTCCAGATCGTGTTGCCGCCGGGTCGCTACCAGGTCGAGCTTCGCGTCGCGGGCGCCCAGAACACCACGCGCGTGATCGAGGTCCCGGAGGCGGCCTTCGCCGAAGTCCGCTTCGACACGCCGACCGCCCTGGCGCAGCTGCGCTTCGCGCCGGCCTTCGCCGATGGGGGGCCTGGCCGGATCATCGTGGAGGGCCGGGACGGCACCCCGGATCCGCGCTTTCACGACGATCTCTGGGACGCCCGCCTCGATGGAGCGCCGCTGCCGAGCGCGCAGATGAGCCGGTCCCTGTGGTTCACCGGGACGCCGCAGGATCCCGCCGCGGTGGCGCTACCGCCGGGTCGCTATCGACTCACGGCGACCCGCGGGCTCGACTGGAACCTCGCGCAGATCGAGTTGACCCTCGCGGAGCCCGGCAGCGAAGCGGCGGTGCCGCCGTTCGAACTCGAAGCCCTGCCGCCCCTGGCCGGGGTCGAGGTCGCCGACCTCCACGTCCACGCCCAGGCCAGCGACGACTCCCAGACGCCGAACGAGCAGCGCCTGCGCGCCTACGTCGCCGAGGGCGTCCACGTGCTCGTCGCCACCGATCACGATCACGTCCCCGACTACCGCCCGGCGCTGGCACGCCTCGGCCTCGCCGACCGGCTGCGCGTGGTGCACGGTGTCGAGATCACCAGCAGCACGCCGAGCGCCGTCGCGCCCTGGACGATCGGGCACCACAACGCCTGGCCCGTCGAGCCGCGTCCGACGTTGCATCGTGCGGGAGCGCCTCCCAGTCAGAACCTGCTCGTAGGAGAGCTCTACTCGAAGCTCCGTCGCGAACACGGCGCTCAGGTCCTGCAGTTGAACCATCCGCGCGGCCGGAAGCCCGCGCGCCACGACGGCAGTTTCTTCACCCACCTGAGCCAGGGACCCGCCTTCGATCCCGCGGCGCCGCTGGATGCGCCCGACCATGCGCCGCTCCTCGAGGCCGCTGCCGACGGGACCCGCGCGCTGGACTTCGACGCCATCGAGGTGATGAACGGCAAGTCGTACAACGCCTACCGGCTGATGCGCGCGGACTGGCACGCCTTGCTCCGACACGGCGTCCGTCGCACGGGGACCGCGAACTCGGATACCCACGGCGCCGATCAGCTGGCGGCGTACCCGCGCAACTACGTCTGGGTGGGAACGGATCCACGGCCGGAGCCACAGGCGGGCTTCGATCGCGCCCTGCGCGAGGGACGCAGCTTCGGAACGACTGGTCCGCGCATCCGCCGCTTCCAGGTGGGCACGGCCGAGGCCGGTGCGCTCGTGCCCGGCGGCGAGGCCGGGTTCGTCGCTTTCGAGGTCGACGCGGCCGACTGGGTTCCGCTCGAAGAGGTGCGGATCGTGGTGAACGGCGACGTCGTGCATCGCACGACTGAGCGCACGGGACGCGTTCCCCTCGCGCTCGACGCGGATGCCTTCGTGGTGCTGGAGGCGGGGGCGCCGCTCGACGCGGACGCTGCAGCCTGGCGCGCGGCACACCCGGGCCCCTACACCGAGACGGTGGTTCCGGGCTTCGTGTCGGCTGCGTTCTCGAACCCGATCTACGTGGACGTCGACGGCAACGGACGCTTCGACGGGCCCGGCGTCCGCTGA
- a CDS encoding SDR family oxidoreductase yields the protein MGLPEPPPLGAHALPAGSYDGQVVLVTGGGTGLGKAMAVEFGRLGATVAIVSRSEEHLAAGVAAVEEAGGKALSATADVRQADSVAAAFDRVAEQAGLPDVLINNAAGNFPVPAEDMSPNAWRAVVEIVLSGTFHCSREFGRRHIAAETPGAIVNIGAAYAWTGGPGFAHSAAAKAGVKNLTETLAVEWGPYGIRVNGLVPGLFPHDDETQNIRSVPERRKNDGARAPAGRVGFPHELGWAATFLASPYAAYISGHTLVVDGANWQRRAMLMPEFVPIREQLGKGPFEL from the coding sequence ATGGGACTGCCCGAACCCCCGCCGCTCGGAGCCCACGCCCTGCCCGCCGGCAGCTACGACGGTCAGGTCGTCCTGGTCACCGGAGGCGGGACCGGCCTGGGCAAAGCGATGGCCGTCGAGTTCGGTCGACTCGGCGCGACGGTCGCGATCGTGTCGCGCTCCGAAGAGCACCTCGCGGCCGGTGTCGCGGCGGTAGAAGAGGCGGGGGGCAAGGCCCTGTCGGCCACCGCCGACGTCCGTCAGGCGGACAGCGTCGCCGCCGCCTTCGACCGCGTCGCCGAGCAGGCGGGTCTCCCCGACGTCCTGATCAACAACGCCGCCGGCAACTTCCCGGTTCCCGCCGAGGACATGAGCCCGAACGCCTGGCGTGCGGTCGTCGAGATCGTCCTCTCGGGCACGTTCCACTGCTCGCGCGAGTTCGGCCGTCGGCACATCGCGGCCGAAACGCCGGGCGCGATCGTCAACATCGGCGCCGCCTACGCCTGGACCGGCGGTCCGGGCTTCGCCCACTCCGCCGCCGCAAAGGCCGGCGTCAAGAACCTCACCGAGACCCTCGCCGTCGAATGGGGACCCTACGGGATACGCGTGAACGGCCTGGTGCCCGGCCTCTTCCCCCACGACGACGAGACCCAGAACATTCGTTCGGTCCCCGAACGCCGCAAGAACGACGGGGCCCGGGCTCCGGCGGGCCGGGTCGGATTTCCCCACGAGTTGGGCTGGGCCGCCACGTTCCTGGCGTCTCCCTACGCCGCCTACATCAGCGGCCACACCCTGGTCGTCGACGGCGCGAACTGGCAGCGCCGCGCCATGCTCATGCCCGAGTTCGTGCCGATCCGCGAACAACTCGGCAAGGGCCCCTTCGAACTCTGA
- a CDS encoding enoyl-CoA hydratase/isomerase family protein has translation MSERPVLMELVREPPLAHIVLTNPEKLNAWSWESARQVTTLADEIRFDDTIRAVVFRAEGRAFCAGVDLGMPEDRITGRSPAEKTRNYFEKFRWVHERFHVLAELPQPVVMAIHGYCLGAGLEVAMMGDIRIASDDARFALPEPKVGVSIDAGGDLRLIAEIGAGWTKLLALTGRRIDAETALRIGIVQEVVPRDTLVDHATALAAEIAGNAPLAVQGIKRTINYRAQQGLAEALRFEAASAAPLFTSDDMTLGYKAMAAKEDAKFEGK, from the coding sequence TTGAGTGAACGACCCGTCTTGATGGAACTCGTACGCGAGCCGCCGCTCGCCCACATCGTGCTCACGAATCCGGAGAAGCTGAACGCCTGGAGCTGGGAGTCGGCCCGCCAGGTGACGACTCTCGCCGACGAGATTCGCTTCGACGACACGATCCGCGCGGTCGTGTTCCGCGCCGAGGGCCGGGCCTTCTGCGCGGGGGTCGACCTCGGCATGCCCGAAGACCGCATCACCGGCCGCTCCCCGGCCGAGAAGACCCGCAACTATTTCGAGAAGTTCCGATGGGTCCACGAACGTTTCCACGTGCTCGCGGAGCTGCCGCAGCCCGTCGTGATGGCGATTCACGGCTACTGCCTCGGCGCGGGCCTCGAAGTCGCCATGATGGGCGACATCCGCATCGCCTCCGACGATGCGCGCTTCGCGCTCCCCGAGCCGAAGGTCGGCGTGTCGATCGATGCGGGCGGCGACCTGCGCTTGATCGCCGAGATCGGTGCGGGTTGGACGAAGCTCCTCGCCCTGACCGGCCGACGCATCGACGCCGAAACCGCCCTGCGCATCGGCATCGTGCAAGAAGTCGTGCCGCGTGACACGCTGGTCGACCACGCGACGGCGCTCGCCGCCGAGATCGCCGGCAATGCGCCACTCGCCGTGCAGGGCATCAAGCGCACGATCAACTACCGCGCCCAACAGGGCCTCGCCGAAGCGCTGCGCTTCGAAGCCGCCAGCGCCGCGCCGCTCTTCACCTCCGACGACATGACCCTCGGCTACAAGGCGATGGCCGCGAAAGAGGACGCGAAGTTCGAGGGGAAGTAG
- a CDS encoding MarR family transcriptional regulator, which yields MQARPEIHEAIAALQRLTELFTLRRRQLAGEVGLTESQWSLLEEVADVHFLPSLFAQERECTPAAVSRGLRALLDQRLVVVEIDPSDGRQRRYRLTAEGKRVLRNLRRGRERAIAAIWQDFDAPTLGAFVHFADELSDQLAAYAGRGATSRETRASASR from the coding sequence ATGCAAGCGCGACCCGAGATCCACGAGGCCATCGCCGCCCTCCAGCGGCTCACCGAGCTCTTCACCCTGCGGCGGCGTCAGCTCGCCGGCGAGGTCGGGCTCACCGAATCCCAGTGGTCCCTGCTCGAAGAGGTGGCCGACGTGCACTTCCTGCCGTCGCTCTTCGCTCAGGAGCGCGAATGTACGCCGGCGGCGGTGTCACGCGGGCTCCGCGCCCTGCTCGACCAGCGCCTCGTGGTCGTGGAGATCGACCCGAGCGATGGGCGCCAGCGCCGCTATCGATTGACCGCCGAAGGCAAGCGCGTGCTGCGCAACCTGCGCCGCGGACGCGAACGCGCGATCGCCGCCATCTGGCAGGACTTCGACGCGCCGACCCTCGGGGCGTTCGTGCACTTCGCCGACGAGCTGTCCGATCAGCTGGCGGCCTATGCGGGCCGCGGGGCTACTTCCCGCGAAACTCGGGCTTCCGCTTCTCGCTGA
- a CDS encoding enoyl-CoA hydratase-related protein: MSETIETGTEQLLCHVDERVAVLTLHRPEARNALTIEMKEALRAVLPVLDDDTGVGCVLLTGAGGGFCAGGDTKVMAEGPPPEREPRVRILRREHEVPALLHRLTKPVLAALPGPAAGAGFALALACDLRIFAESAFVTTAYARLGLSGDYGASWFLTRLLGPARARELMFTARRVSAEDCLALGLANRVVAEAELPDAALAWAKEIASGPPIALRFMKENLNRALTEDLQSCLDVEAERMVCGAFTEDYVEAVKAFSEKRKPEFRGK, from the coding sequence GTGAGCGAAACGATCGAGACCGGAACCGAGCAGCTCTTGTGTCACGTCGACGAACGGGTCGCCGTCCTCACCCTGCATCGTCCCGAGGCCCGCAACGCGCTGACCATCGAGATGAAGGAAGCGCTGCGCGCCGTGCTGCCCGTGCTCGACGACGACACCGGGGTGGGGTGCGTCCTGCTGACCGGCGCGGGCGGCGGGTTCTGCGCGGGCGGCGACACGAAGGTCATGGCCGAGGGGCCGCCGCCCGAACGCGAGCCGCGCGTGCGCATCCTGCGCCGCGAACACGAGGTGCCCGCGCTGCTGCACCGCCTGACGAAGCCGGTGTTGGCCGCGCTGCCCGGGCCCGCTGCGGGCGCGGGGTTCGCGCTCGCGCTCGCCTGCGACCTGCGGATCTTTGCCGAGAGCGCCTTCGTGACCACCGCGTACGCGCGCCTGGGGCTCTCCGGAGACTACGGCGCCAGCTGGTTCCTCACGCGACTGCTCGGTCCGGCCCGGGCCCGCGAGCTGATGTTCACCGCACGACGCGTGAGCGCCGAGGATTGCCTCGCGCTCGGCCTCGCCAACCGGGTCGTGGCGGAAGCCGAACTGCCGGACGCAGCCCTGGCCTGGGCGAAGGAGATCGCGAGCGGACCGCCGATCGCCCTGCGCTTCATGAAGGAAAACCTGAACCGGGCCCTCACCGAAGATCTGCAGTCCTGCCTCGATGTCGAAGCCGAGCGCATGGTCTGCGGTGCCTTCACCGAGGACTACGTCGAGGCGGTGAAAGCGTTCAGCGAGAAGCGGAAGCCCGAGTTTCGCGGGAAGTAG
- a CDS encoding methyltransferase domain-containing protein, translating to MDQTASIQDRFGPAAAAYVTSAVHRSGPDLDALLAAGVRTGHERVLDLGCGPGHTALAFAPRVAEAVGLDLTPAMLDAARAQAMERGISNARFEPGNAEALPFPDASFDVVTSRHSAHHVADPAAMLREVARVLVPGGLFLLSDAVAPDDAASDTFLNAFEVLRDPSHVRDHREADWQALLATAGLASEVLDRFVLEIDFEAWVTRIGTSAEATAGLRVLFDAAPAEVRARFGLERPGDYDFQLPIAVLRAEPQA from the coding sequence ATGGATCAGACCGCCTCTATTCAAGACCGCTTCGGCCCGGCTGCGGCCGCCTACGTCACGAGCGCCGTGCACCGCTCCGGGCCCGACCTCGACGCTCTCCTGGCCGCGGGTGTCCGCACCGGCCACGAGCGGGTGCTCGACCTGGGCTGCGGGCCGGGGCACACCGCATTGGCCTTCGCGCCCCGCGTCGCCGAGGCGGTGGGTCTGGACCTCACCCCGGCGATGCTCGATGCGGCGCGCGCCCAGGCGATGGAGCGGGGCATCTCCAACGCGCGCTTCGAACCCGGGAATGCCGAGGCGCTTCCCTTCCCGGATGCGTCCTTCGACGTGGTGACGTCCCGACACTCGGCGCACCACGTGGCCGACCCGGCCGCCATGCTGCGTGAGGTCGCACGGGTGCTGGTCCCGGGAGGACTCTTCCTGCTGTCGGACGCGGTGGCCCCCGACGACGCGGCCAGCGACACCTTCCTGAACGCGTTCGAGGTGCTGCGCGACCCGAGCCACGTGCGCGACCACCGCGAGGCCGATTGGCAGGCGCTGCTCGCGACGGCGGGGCTGGCGTCGGAAGTGCTCGACCGCTTCGTGCTCGAGATCGATTTCGAAGCCTGGGTGACCCGGATCGGGACCTCGGCCGAGGCGACCGCGGGTCTACGCGTGCTCTTCGACGCGGCACCTGCCGAAGTGCGGGCGCGCTTCGGGCTCGAGCGGCCGGGCGACTACGATTTCCAGCTGCCGATCGCGGTCCTGCGCGCGGAGCCGCAGGCCTAG